The Salvia miltiorrhiza cultivar Shanhuang (shh) chromosome 1, IMPLAD_Smil_shh, whole genome shotgun sequence genome has a window encoding:
- the LOC131006515 gene encoding CBS domain-containing protein CBSX3, mitochondrial-like, producing MQGGIKGILSHSNVIKSAVVRHLRVAPPVMFARHESTTPAARMEEHGFESATISDVLSAKGKTADGSWLWCTMEDTVYDAVKSMTQHNVGALVVVKPAAGEHKSIAGIITERDYLRKIIVQGRSSKSTKVGDIMTEENKLITVTPDTKVLKAMQLMTDNRIRHIPVISEGGMIGMVSIGDVVRAVVSEHREELDRLNAFIQGGY from the exons GTGCAGTTGTGAGGCACCTACGCGTGGCGCCTCCAGTGATGTTTGCACGGCATGAATCCACGACGCCTGCTGCTCGTATGGAGGAGCATGGCTTCGAGAGCGCCACCATTTCCGATGTTCTGTCAGCAAAAGGGAAAACTGCGGATGGATCTTGGCTGTGGTGCACCATGGAAGATACCGTGTACGATGCTGTCAAGTCG ATGACTCAACACAACGTTGGGGCTCTGGTGGTGGTTAAGCCTGCTGCTGGGGAGCACAAGTCTATTGCTGGGATCATCACTGAGAGAG ATTATCTGAGGAAAATCATTGTCCAAGGAAGGTCATCCAAGTCAACCAAAGTTGGGGATATTATGACTGAAGAG AACAAGCTTATAACAGTAACACCAGACACTAAAGTTCTCAAGGCAATGCAGTTGATGACAG ACAATAGGATCAGGCACATTCCAGTGATCAGTGAAGGTGGGATGATCGGCATGGTGTCCATCGGAGATGTGGTTCGTGCAGTTGTGAGTGAGCATCGCGAAGAGTTGGACCGTCTCAATGCATTCATACAGGGAGGGTACTAG
- the LOC131006513 gene encoding uncharacterized protein LOC131006513 isoform X2 gives MAHSILRSFFRFPSGGISKPAYAYSWWHGYSSHQGYGRICFDRKANNSRLLNGVTSFHFVKEASIIGFPNGVIAACSRNYNSSITSTCETVDGSEYLAMTDEKLMSQCEMGTFKVSGPGGQHRNKRESAVRLKHLPTGIIAQASEDRSQHKNRAVALSRLRKLLALKELVQILPTKSTIRLDKGSQIGPNNPKFALGMQALIDLIFAAGGSVSDAAKKLGLSTGALSRLILSDDSLRHAVNEFRVDKGMKPLK, from the exons ATGGCCCATTCTATTCTGAGATCATTTTTCAGATTCCCAAGCGGTGGCATCTCAAAGCCTGCCTATGCCTACTCTTGGTGGCATGGATATAGCAGCCATCAGGGTTATGGCAGAATTTGCTTTGATCGGAAAGCTAATAATAGTAGGCTTTTGAATGGAGTAACAAGTTTCCATTTTGTTAAAGAAGCTAGTATTATAGGGTTTCCAAATGGAGTTATTGCAGCATGCTCTAGAAACTACAATTCAAGTATTACTAGTACTTGTGAGACTGTTGATGGTAGCGAGTACCTAGCAATGACAGATGAGAAGCTAATGAGTCAGTGCGAGATGGGTACTTTTAAGGTATCCGGTCCAGGGGGACAGCACCGCAACAAGCGTGAGTCTGCTGTGCGTCTCAAGCATCTTCCGACAGGCATCATAGCTCAG GCATCAGAGGATAGATCCCAACACAAAAATCGGGCAGTAGCACTTTCTCGGTTGCGTAAACTTTTAGCTCTCAAAG AACTTGTTCAAATTCTTCCGACGAAGTCCACTATTAGATTGGACAAGGGGTCTCAGATTGGACCGAATAACCCTAAATTTGCTCTG GGAATGCAAGCTTTGATTGACCTTATATTTGCAGCTGGAGGTTCTGTTTCAGATGCTGCAAAGAAATTAGG GTTGAGCACTGGAGCTTTATCACGGTTGATATTATCTGATGATTCTCTTCGACACGCAGTAAACGAATTCAGGGTTGATAAG GGTATGAAGCCTCTCAAGTAG
- the LOC131006513 gene encoding uncharacterized protein LOC131006513 isoform X1, translating into MAHSILRSFFRFPSGGISKPAYAYSWWHGYSSHQGYGRICFDRKANNSRLLNGVTSFHFVKEASIIGFPNGVIAACSRNYNSSITSTCETVDGSEYLAMTDEKLMSQCEMGTFKVSGPGGQHRNKRESAVRLKHLPTGIIAQASEDRSQHKNRAVALSRLRKLLALKVRNTIDLETYVPPPELVQILPTKSTIRLDKGSQIGPNNPKFALGMQALIDLIFAAGGSVSDAAKKLGLSTGALSRLILSDDSLRHAVNEFRVDKGMKPLK; encoded by the exons ATGGCCCATTCTATTCTGAGATCATTTTTCAGATTCCCAAGCGGTGGCATCTCAAAGCCTGCCTATGCCTACTCTTGGTGGCATGGATATAGCAGCCATCAGGGTTATGGCAGAATTTGCTTTGATCGGAAAGCTAATAATAGTAGGCTTTTGAATGGAGTAACAAGTTTCCATTTTGTTAAAGAAGCTAGTATTATAGGGTTTCCAAATGGAGTTATTGCAGCATGCTCTAGAAACTACAATTCAAGTATTACTAGTACTTGTGAGACTGTTGATGGTAGCGAGTACCTAGCAATGACAGATGAGAAGCTAATGAGTCAGTGCGAGATGGGTACTTTTAAGGTATCCGGTCCAGGGGGACAGCACCGCAACAAGCGTGAGTCTGCTGTGCGTCTCAAGCATCTTCCGACAGGCATCATAGCTCAG GCATCAGAGGATAGATCCCAACACAAAAATCGGGCAGTAGCACTTTCTCGGTTGCGTAAACTTTTAGCTCTCAAAG TTAGGAACACTATTGACCTTGAAACCTACGTACCTCCTCCAGAACTTGTTCAAATTCTTCCGACGAAGTCCACTATTAGATTGGACAAGGGGTCTCAGATTGGACCGAATAACCCTAAATTTGCTCTG GGAATGCAAGCTTTGATTGACCTTATATTTGCAGCTGGAGGTTCTGTTTCAGATGCTGCAAAGAAATTAGG GTTGAGCACTGGAGCTTTATCACGGTTGATATTATCTGATGATTCTCTTCGACACGCAGTAAACGAATTCAGGGTTGATAAG GGTATGAAGCCTCTCAAGTAG
- the LOC131015525 gene encoding uncharacterized protein LOC131015525 has protein sequence MEDLDELHNEAYENARIFKDKVKRLHDRRICHKKLCPEMKVLLFNSRLKLFPGKLKSRCSGPFLLKEVFEHGAIELFNENTNESFRVNGHRVKPYYEHQSSTMEVESHALHQPS, from the coding sequence ATGGAGGACTTAGATGAGCTACACAACGAGGCGTACGAGAATGCGAGGATCTtcaaggacaaagtgaagcgactccatGACCGCCGTATCTGCCATAAGAAGCTTTGCCCCGAGATGAAGGTACTCTTATTCAATTCTCGACTGAAGTTGTTCCCGGGTAAGCTGAAATCTCGATGTAGTGGTCCGTTTTTACTTAAGGAAGTGTTTGAGCATGGTGCCATTGAGctattcaatgaaaacacgaaTGAGAGCTTCAGAGTGAACGGCCACCGAGTGAAGccgtactacgagcaccagagctcgaCTATGGAGGTGGAGTCTCACGCTCTGCACCAACCCAGCTGA